In Reichenbachiella agarivorans, one genomic interval encodes:
- a CDS encoding phosphoribosylanthranilate isomerase, which produces MQVKICGIRTLHNLEELESTAVDYIGFIFYHKSKRNFVAGDVTREAMGQVSQKKVGVFVDETVEQILATAKEYGLDVIQLHGAESQADCLAVQQAGYVVWKAFPVYDTLPANLESYMDSVDAFLFDTKGADHGGNGVKFDWSVLNQYTLEKPFVLSGGIGREDAAAIKNIKHPQLLAVDVNSRFEIEPGLKNAELLNEFIMEIKNQEEI; this is translated from the coding sequence ATGCAAGTAAAAATTTGTGGCATTCGGACATTGCACAACCTGGAAGAACTTGAGTCTACCGCTGTAGATTATATAGGTTTTATTTTCTATCACAAATCGAAAAGAAATTTTGTAGCAGGCGATGTGACCAGAGAAGCAATGGGTCAGGTCAGTCAGAAGAAAGTAGGGGTGTTTGTAGATGAGACTGTAGAGCAAATATTAGCGACAGCCAAGGAGTATGGTTTGGATGTGATTCAACTACATGGTGCAGAATCACAAGCAGATTGTTTGGCAGTGCAGCAGGCAGGTTATGTTGTTTGGAAGGCATTTCCTGTATATGATACTTTACCAGCGAATCTGGAATCTTACATGGATAGTGTGGATGCATTTTTATTCGATACCAAAGGTGCAGACCATGGTGGCAATGGAGTGAAGTTTGACTGGTCTGTGCTGAATCAATATACTCTCGAAAAGCCATTTGTGTTGAGTGGTGGGATCGGTCGAGAGGACGCTGCTGCAATCAAAAATATCAAGCACCCTCAGCTGTTGGCTGTGGATGTGAATAGTCGATTTGAGATAGAACCCGGATTGAAAAACGCGGAACTGTTGAATGAATTTATAATGGAAATCAAGAACCAAGAAGAAATATGA
- the trpC gene encoding indole-3-glycerol phosphate synthase TrpC: MNVLDKIVAEKLKEVSAQKTMFSIDQLTKMPAFSRQTLSTAQRLKSSVLPGIISEFKRQSPSKGVINDRVDVVKVTKGYCEAGASAVSILTDEPFFGGTIEDLQRARPHVTCPILRKDFIIDEYQIYKTKAVGADLMLLIAAILTKDQITHFTKVAHDLGLEVLLEIHNEDEFNQTYIPEVDILGVNNRDLKRFKTTIQNSLDLSEILPKEQLKISESGISTTQDMVTLTAAGYKGFLIGEQFMKHDDPAAELKKFMTEELV; the protein is encoded by the coding sequence ATGAATGTTTTAGATAAGATCGTGGCTGAAAAGCTCAAGGAGGTGTCAGCACAAAAGACGATGTTTTCGATCGACCAATTGACCAAAATGCCTGCGTTTTCGAGACAGACCTTGTCTACGGCGCAGCGATTGAAAAGCTCCGTGCTGCCAGGTATCATCTCGGAGTTCAAACGTCAGTCCCCGTCAAAAGGAGTGATCAATGATCGTGTAGATGTGGTCAAAGTAACGAAGGGCTACTGTGAGGCAGGTGCTTCGGCAGTTTCTATCTTGACTGACGAACCGTTTTTTGGAGGAACGATAGAGGACTTGCAACGAGCCAGACCTCATGTGACTTGCCCTATTCTACGCAAGGATTTTATCATTGATGAGTATCAGATATACAAAACGAAAGCAGTCGGAGCAGACTTGATGTTGCTGATTGCGGCGATATTGACCAAAGATCAAATCACGCATTTTACCAAAGTAGCACATGATCTGGGACTGGAAGTCCTGTTGGAGATTCACAATGAGGACGAGTTCAATCAGACTTATATTCCTGAAGTGGATATTTTAGGAGTGAATAACCGTGATTTAAAGCGCTTCAAAACGACGATCCAGAATTCCCTTGATTTGTCAGAAATCTTGCCCAAAGAGCAATTGAAAATCTCCGAAAGTGGAATCTCTACTACACAGGATATGGTGACATTGACAGCTGCTGGATACAAAGGGTTTTTGATCGGGGAGCAGTTCATGAAACACGATGATCCAGCCGCAGAGTTGAAGAAATTCATGACCGAAGAACTCGTCTGA
- the trpD gene encoding anthranilate phosphoribosyltransferase: MKEILQKLTEGYILTQNEAQSTLVKLAQGEYNSSQMAAFLTVFMMRGIQAHELAGFKDAMLSLCHGIDLSDFDAMDMCGTGGDGKDTFNISTTSSFVVAGAGQAVSKHGNNGVSSNCGSSNLLQYFGYEFPSEESVLQRSMEQAGICFLHAPLFHPAMKNMAPVRKELGLKTFFNMLGPLVNPSRPAKQLMGVYNLEVARLYQEVHAAEGKDCAIVHALDGYDEISLTGDFSVYTKDDIKTYSPKSIGLQLIHAEEIYGGETVEDSAKIFMSVLKGEATTAQTSVVLANAGLALYMAQGLASFEEGIAKAQESIASGAALRSFKKFLEVKK, from the coding sequence ATGAAAGAAATTTTACAAAAGCTAACGGAGGGTTATATTTTGACCCAAAATGAAGCACAGTCTACCTTGGTCAAACTGGCTCAAGGTGAATACAATTCTAGTCAGATGGCGGCCTTCTTGACTGTATTCATGATGCGAGGGATACAAGCGCATGAATTGGCTGGGTTCAAAGACGCCATGCTCTCACTCTGTCACGGTATTGATTTAAGTGATTTTGATGCCATGGATATGTGTGGCACGGGTGGTGACGGCAAGGATACCTTCAATATTTCTACAACCTCATCCTTTGTGGTGGCAGGTGCAGGACAAGCTGTATCTAAACATGGCAACAATGGGGTGTCGTCCAACTGCGGTTCGTCCAATTTGCTTCAATATTTCGGATATGAATTCCCGTCAGAGGAGTCTGTACTGCAGCGCAGTATGGAGCAGGCAGGGATCTGTTTTTTGCATGCGCCCCTGTTTCATCCCGCGATGAAAAATATGGCTCCAGTACGCAAGGAGCTCGGTCTAAAGACTTTTTTCAACATGCTTGGGCCTTTGGTCAACCCCAGTAGACCTGCCAAGCAATTGATGGGAGTATATAATTTGGAAGTAGCCCGATTGTATCAGGAAGTACATGCTGCCGAAGGAAAGGATTGTGCAATCGTACATGCACTGGATGGGTATGATGAGATTTCACTCACAGGTGATTTTAGCGTCTATACCAAGGATGATATTAAGACCTATTCACCAAAATCCATTGGTCTGCAGCTCATCCATGCAGAGGAGATTTATGGAGGAGAGACGGTAGAGGATTCTGCGAAGATATTCATGTCAGTCTTGAAGGGAGAGGCAACTACAGCCCAAACCAGCGTAGTACTCGCGAATGCTGGGTTGGCGCTCTATATGGCGCAGGGATTGGCCTCATTTGAAGAGGGGATAGCCAAAGCCCAAGAATCGATAGCGTCTGGAGCAGCACTGAGGAGTTTTAAGAAATTTTTAGAAGTAAAGAAATGA
- a CDS encoding anthranilate synthase component II, translating to MKTLVLDNYDSFTYNLVHIIRELEGDENLDVYRNDQISLAEVAKYDRILLSPGPGLPKDSGILMDTIRTYAPDKNILGVCLGHQAIAECFGGVLYNLPNVLHGIATNVNVQSDDVLFKDIPKQFKICRYHSWAVDPKQQGDIVVTAVDDDQEIMALVHKDYQVRGVQFHPESILTEHGIKMMDNWMKL from the coding sequence ATGAAGACACTGGTATTAGATAATTACGATTCATTTACATACAATCTGGTACACATCATTAGAGAACTGGAGGGAGATGAGAACCTGGATGTTTATAGAAATGATCAGATCAGTTTGGCAGAGGTAGCGAAGTATGACAGGATTTTGCTCTCGCCAGGTCCAGGGTTGCCCAAGGACAGTGGGATACTCATGGATACGATCAGAACTTACGCACCAGACAAGAATATTTTGGGTGTATGTCTCGGTCATCAGGCCATAGCCGAGTGTTTTGGAGGGGTATTGTACAATCTGCCCAATGTTCTACACGGGATTGCTACCAATGTGAATGTCCAATCTGATGATGTGTTGTTCAAGGATATTCCGAAACAGTTTAAAATATGCAGATACCATAGCTGGGCGGTGGATCCCAAGCAGCAGGGGGATATTGTAGTGACTGCCGTGGATGATGATCAGGAGATCATGGCGTTGGTGCACAAGGATTATCAAGTGAGAGGAGTGCAATTCCATCCTGAGTCGATTCTTACAGAGCATGGCATCAAGATGATGGACAATTGGATGAAGCTTTAA
- a CDS encoding anthranilate synthase component I family protein produces the protein MKEVKIYSKTKEILGDLLTPVSIYLRVREQHPNSFLLESSDYHAKEGSISYIGFKPVAEFRVEDSKLYQSFPEEDETVMTLDGVNLRERFIAFSECFKPQDEKQYFTKSGLFGYTSYEAVQRFEDIKFDAGKTKNFSIPLMQYFCFKYVIAFDHFRNKIFITENSGDPVLSDHGIEEVEKMIFSLKTPQFNFSTDGVIESDMTDESYRDIVLKAIKHCQLGDTFQMVLSRSFKTSYQGDDFFLYRTLRSVNPSPYLFYFDYGKFRIFGSSPEAQLEVNNGEAAIFPIAGTYRRTGNDEEDTLAAKALSEDEKENSEHVMLVDLARNDLSISGDKVKVVKFKEIQFFSHVIHLVSKVTTVLRGGKSAIDLAADTFPAGTLSGAPKHRAMGLIDSYESTVRGYYGGMIGFMDFYGNFNHAILIRSFLSQDNQLHFRAGAGVVAKSNPDSEVQEVYNKIGALKTAIEKANSMNEAQIIAK, from the coding sequence ATGAAAGAAGTAAAGATTTATTCCAAAACCAAAGAGATACTCGGGGATCTACTCACGCCCGTCAGTATCTACCTCAGGGTGAGAGAGCAGCACCCCAATTCCTTCTTGTTAGAGAGCTCTGACTACCATGCCAAGGAAGGCAGTATTTCGTACATAGGCTTTAAGCCTGTTGCGGAATTCAGAGTAGAAGATTCCAAACTGTATCAATCGTTTCCTGAGGAAGATGAAACGGTAATGACTCTTGATGGTGTCAACCTGAGAGAGCGGTTTATTGCATTTTCTGAGTGCTTTAAGCCTCAAGATGAGAAACAATATTTTACCAAATCGGGTTTATTTGGGTACACCAGTTATGAGGCTGTGCAGCGCTTTGAAGACATCAAGTTTGACGCGGGCAAAACCAAGAATTTTAGCATCCCATTGATGCAGTACTTTTGTTTCAAGTACGTGATTGCATTTGATCATTTTAGGAACAAAATTTTTATCACAGAAAACAGCGGAGACCCTGTATTGAGTGATCATGGAATAGAGGAAGTGGAAAAGATGATCTTTTCGCTCAAGACACCACAATTTAACTTCTCCACAGATGGTGTGATTGAGTCTGATATGACGGATGAGTCCTACAGAGATATCGTTCTCAAGGCCATCAAACACTGTCAATTGGGAGATACCTTTCAGATGGTATTGTCTCGCAGTTTCAAGACTTCTTATCAAGGGGATGATTTCTTTCTTTACAGAACGCTACGCAGTGTGAACCCATCACCATACTTGTTTTACTTTGATTATGGCAAGTTCAGAATCTTTGGTTCATCGCCAGAGGCACAGTTGGAGGTGAACAATGGTGAAGCAGCTATTTTCCCTATTGCAGGGACCTACCGTCGAACTGGAAATGACGAAGAGGATACATTGGCAGCCAAAGCGCTTTCGGAAGACGAAAAGGAGAATTCAGAACATGTCATGTTGGTCGATTTGGCCAGAAATGACTTGAGCATCTCGGGTGACAAAGTCAAAGTGGTGAAATTCAAAGAAATACAGTTTTTCTCCCATGTGATTCATTTGGTGTCAAAAGTCACTACTGTATTGAGGGGTGGGAAATCTGCCATAGATTTGGCTGCTGATACTTTTCCTGCGGGGACTTTGTCAGGCGCGCCTAAACACCGTGCGATGGGCTTGATCGATAGTTATGAAAGTACCGTCAGAGGGTATTATGGTGGAATGATCGGATTCATGGATTTTTACGGGAATTTCAATCACGCCATTTTAATCCGATCATTTTTGAGTCAAGACAATCAATTGCATTTTAGAGCGGGAGCGGGAGTGGTAGCTAAGTCCAATCCAGACAGCGAAGTGCAAGAAGTGTACAACAAAATAGGCGCACTCAAAACAGCCATAGAAAAAGCAAATAGTATGAATGAAGCCCAAATAATAGCAAAATGA
- a CDS encoding TerB family tellurite resistance protein, whose protein sequence is MSHMPDVKEHLSLLVRLSKVDNFIAEPEAKLIHYIGSLHGLTEDDIEMIIDNPLPIAEMNTLQADTKFEYLFNLVQLMKVDGKVFQSEIDFCERIAIKLGYKPAVIADLSAYIYSDPNISTNRNFLRSIADEHLIPTK, encoded by the coding sequence ATGTCTCACATGCCTGACGTCAAAGAGCACCTTAGCCTATTGGTTCGCCTTTCTAAGGTAGACAACTTCATCGCAGAGCCTGAAGCTAAGTTGATTCATTATATTGGCTCTCTACATGGCTTGACTGAAGATGATATCGAGATGATCATTGACAATCCGCTCCCAATAGCAGAAATGAACACCCTACAAGCCGACACCAAGTTCGAATACCTCTTTAATCTTGTGCAACTGATGAAAGTGGATGGGAAAGTTTTTCAATCCGAAATTGACTTTTGTGAAAGAATCGCCATCAAGCTGGGATACAAACCTGCTGTCATCGCGGATTTGTCTGCCTACATATACAGTGATCCCAACATCTCGACGAACAGAAACTTCCTCAGAAGTATAGCAGATGAGCACCTTATACCGACAAAATAA
- a CDS encoding PorT family protein, giving the protein MRIKNKLVLVMCVMMWSTSGYAQFWFGPKVGGQLLTPRYQEEARKDSFNTTSKVNWHAGIALDYSTKNNFEVHTELTYVRVNNRSRSTSAYETSLSAGGLGGQYVDSKTTNHFISAPLMARLVFFKDSKIMLMAQVGPRLSYWLGGTGNLRTDELQENDRDEIKYDVKFMDLTQEELVEANEPNKFIVSKPNRLQYALDFGFGTIFEFSPTSRLILDAKYSFGHSNMAFNEGNKLDGGGLYKEDLEYRTNMLVVSVAYMYGYDVMLRRKGKSTMKVKYKRK; this is encoded by the coding sequence ATGAGGATAAAAAATAAACTGGTGTTGGTAATGTGCGTGATGATGTGGTCTACATCTGGCTATGCACAGTTTTGGTTTGGACCCAAGGTAGGAGGGCAGTTGTTGACCCCTAGGTATCAAGAAGAAGCGAGAAAAGATAGTTTCAATACTACATCTAAAGTGAATTGGCACGCAGGTATTGCCTTGGATTATTCTACCAAGAATAATTTTGAAGTGCACACGGAACTGACCTATGTTCGAGTCAATAATAGGAGCAGGAGTACATCGGCATATGAAACCTCTTTGTCAGCTGGCGGACTTGGCGGTCAGTATGTGGATAGTAAGACAACCAATCATTTTATTTCGGCTCCATTGATGGCTCGATTGGTTTTTTTCAAGGACAGTAAAATCATGCTGATGGCGCAGGTCGGACCTAGATTGAGTTATTGGTTAGGAGGGACTGGAAATTTGCGTACAGATGAGTTACAAGAAAATGACCGTGACGAGATCAAATATGATGTTAAGTTTATGGATTTAACTCAGGAGGAGTTGGTAGAAGCCAATGAACCTAATAAATTCATTGTTTCCAAGCCCAATAGATTGCAATATGCCTTGGATTTTGGATTTGGAACCATATTTGAATTTTCTCCTACAAGTCGTCTGATTCTGGATGCCAAGTATAGTTTTGGACACTCCAACATGGCCTTTAATGAAGGAAATAAACTTGATGGTGGGGGACTGTATAAAGAAGATTTGGAATATCGCACCAATATGTTGGTCGTGTCTGTTGCTTACATGTATGGGTATGATGTGATGCTACGCAGAAAGGGTAAGAGTACCATGAAGGTTAAGTACAAGAGAAAGTAA
- a CDS encoding PorP/SprF family type IX secretion system membrane protein, with amino-acid sequence MKKKIIPLLLLALTVVAQLNAQDQRVYSQFFMNPYVLNSAYVGSTGYTTAFGVYRQQWMGLEGAPSSAHISFNTPLENNLSIGAMASNDKMGAINTSAAKATAGYLLQLDKKQYLRIGFSFGGGYTSYDLEPGNDPTLAALAGSGTSFIMADLGASYYYKDLNVGISIPNLLGRNVVSTDGFSQVELKSYENIMLQANYRYLVNRDLVLEPHVIYRFSTVNMPQFEVAAIAHIGHVVWAGLNYRQQYGMAALLGFKIQETWALGFSYEYGNTELEGFSSGSLEVSLGYNIGKKKKNQKQAISFIQNFDKTKKQLDRAEQRRQQLAAQRQKAAEEAAKPAVAVVEKPQPTENNTPATAVVPATTETTPEVVATTTSKEEFVSETLDPNIPLLERTTEAGVWELGATYIQTRADSSKTSTVKWHDALTATPVSDAELPPSTVRKGTHFLELPAGHHVVAGEFEDFQSAEDYSDEIFQMGYHGAIVGYVSALKQYVVVVHKGATMQIAMEEQEVWSQRHNLDHVYILNVLN; translated from the coding sequence ATGAAGAAAAAGATAATTCCATTGCTACTATTGGCATTGACCGTAGTAGCTCAACTGAATGCTCAGGATCAGCGGGTTTATAGTCAGTTTTTCATGAACCCTTATGTTTTAAACTCCGCATACGTAGGTTCCACAGGTTATACGACTGCTTTTGGTGTTTACCGTCAGCAGTGGATGGGACTAGAAGGGGCTCCTTCTAGTGCACATATTAGTTTCAATACCCCGTTGGAGAACAATCTATCTATTGGTGCCATGGCATCTAATGATAAAATGGGTGCAATCAATACCTCAGCTGCCAAAGCAACCGCTGGTTATTTATTGCAATTGGACAAAAAACAATATCTACGCATCGGCTTTTCGTTCGGAGGAGGCTATACTTCCTATGACCTAGAACCTGGCAATGACCCTACGCTAGCAGCCTTGGCTGGATCAGGCACCTCATTTATCATGGCCGACCTAGGTGCCTCCTACTACTACAAAGACCTCAATGTAGGGATTTCTATTCCTAACCTATTAGGCAGAAATGTGGTGAGCACGGATGGGTTTAGCCAAGTAGAACTCAAATCCTATGAAAACATCATGCTGCAGGCTAACTACCGATATTTGGTCAACAGAGATTTGGTTCTCGAACCACACGTGATCTATAGATTTTCTACAGTCAACATGCCTCAGTTTGAGGTGGCTGCCATTGCACACATTGGCCATGTCGTTTGGGCAGGTCTGAATTACCGTCAACAATATGGAATGGCAGCCTTGTTGGGATTCAAAATCCAAGAAACATGGGCTTTGGGCTTCTCCTATGAGTATGGCAACACAGAGTTAGAAGGATTCTCTTCAGGTTCGTTGGAAGTAAGTTTAGGCTACAACATTGGCAAGAAGAAGAAAAACCAAAAACAAGCCATTTCATTCATTCAGAACTTTGACAAAACCAAGAAACAGTTAGACAGAGCTGAGCAACGAAGACAGCAATTGGCCGCACAACGTCAAAAAGCAGCAGAAGAAGCTGCCAAGCCTGCTGTAGCTGTGGTTGAAAAACCACAACCAACAGAAAACAACACGCCAGCAACAGCAGTAGTCCCAGCGACAACAGAAACAACTCCTGAGGTTGTTGCCACTACTACTTCAAAAGAAGAGTTTGTAAGTGAAACCTTGGATCCAAACATTCCTCTGCTAGAAAGAACGACGGAAGCGGGTGTATGGGAACTCGGAGCTACTTATATACAAACCAGAGCCGATAGCAGCAAAACGAGTACGGTCAAATGGCACGACGCACTGACAGCTACTCCTGTATCCGATGCAGAATTGCCACCAAGTACAGTGAGAAAAGGAACACATTTCCTTGAATTACCAGCAGGTCACCATGTGGTAGCGGGTGAATTTGAGGATTTCCAATCAGCAGAAGACTACAGTGACGAGATATTCCAAATGGGCTATCATGGTGCTATAGTAGGTTATGTTTCAGCATTGAAACAATATGTAGTAGTCGTACACAAGGGCGCCACCATGCAGATTGCCATGGAAGAGCAAGAGGTGTGGAGTCAACGCCACAACCTGGATCACGTGTATATTTTAAATGTATTGAACTAA